The window TGATGCTGAAAAAGATAAGTTAAAAGCCGAGGCTGAAGCCAAAGCTAAAGCAGCAAAAGATAGTGCGACCGCTGAAGCAGAAAGATTAAAGAAAAAAGCTGAAGAAGAGGCTAAAAAGAAAGCTGAAGAGGAAAAAGAAAAGCTTAAAAAGAAAGCCAAGAGCAAGCTTAAAGATATGTTTGGTGATGGTAAATGATCAGAAATAAATAATTCAAAATAGCATTAAAGGAAAATCAGTTTGATTTTCCTTTTTTTATGTCTTCGAAAATGCCGCTGTACTGTTTCTCAATTTTAAGAAAGACCAGATTTAAGAAAAAAGGCATTTGCTACAACAAAATATTTTAAAATCGTAAGCATGAACAAGGGGTAAAAATTCAGAAGGTAAAATCGAGGCAATCTGAAATATTTACCTAATTTTAGACTTTTATTTTTCAAGCATAAATTATTTAATAATATGTCAACAGCAATTTACAAGGTGCCAGTACCTAAGAACGAACCTGTTAATAGCTACGCTCCTGGAACTCCAGAAAGAGCTTCTTTACAAGCTAAGTTAAAAGAGCTAAGATCTCAAGAAGTTGATGTTCCAATGTACATTGGTGCTGAAGAGGTAAGAACAGGAAAAACACATCCTTTAAATCCTCCACATGATCATCAGCATAAATTAGGTCAATTCCATGAAGGCGATGCCAGCCATGTAGATCAAGCTATAAAAGCGGCTTTAGCAGCTAAGCAGGAATGGGCTGATTTACACTGGCAGCAAAGAGCTGCAGTATTCTTAAAAGCTGCTGACTTAATCGCTGGTCCATACAGAGATAAAATTAATGCGGCTACAATGTTAGGTCAATCTAAAAATGCTTATCAAGCAGAGATTGATTCAGCATGTGAGTTAGCCGATTTCTTAAGATTCAATGTAAAATATATGACCGAAATCTATGAGGAGCAACCATATTCTCCTGATGGAATTTGGAACAGAATGGAATACAGACCATTAGAAGGTTTCGTATTTGCCTTAACTCCATTCAACTTTACTGCTATTGCAGGTAACCTTCCGTCTAGTGCAGCCCTTATGGGTAATACAGTAGTTTGGAAACCTGCTTATTCTCAAATCTATTCTGCCAATGTAGTAATGGAAATCTTCAGAGAAGCAGGAGTACCAGATGGCGTTATCAACCTAATTTATGTGGATGGTCCAACTGTAGGTAAAAAAGTATTTACGCATCCTGATTTTGCAGGTATTCACTTTACAGGTAGTACTGCAGTATTCCAGACGATTTGGAAAACTATCGGTGAGAATATTGAAACCTACAAATCTTATCCAAGAATTGTTGGGGAGACAGGCGGTAAAGATTTCATCTTAGCACACAAAACTGCAGATGCTAAGCAAGTGGCTACGGCTATCACTAGAGGAGCATTTGAATATCAAGGACAAAAATGTTCTGCTGCCTCAAGAGTTTATGTTGCGAATAATATTTGGGACGATGTTAAAAAGAATCTTCTTGCAGATATCAAAGATATCAAAATGGGAGGACCAGAAGATTTCGATAACTTCTTTAATGCAGTAATTGATAGAAAAGCTTTTGATAAAATTAAAGGTTATATCGACCATGCGAAAGAAAGTAATGTAGCAGAAGTGATCGCTGGTGGTGAGTGTGATGACTCAAAAGGTTATTTCATTCAGCCTACCGTAATTGTAACTAAAGATCCTCAGTATGTTACTATGCAGGAAGAAATATTCGGTCCAGTGGTTACCATTTATGTTTACGAAGCGGAAAACTTTGATGAGACCTTAACATTAGTTGACGAAACATCACCTTATGCATTAACTGGAGCAATCTTCAGTAATGATCGCTACATCATAGAGAAAGCTACAAAAAGATTAAGCCAAGCGGCTGGTAATTTCTATGTAAATGACAAGCCAACAGGTGCAGTGGTAAATCAAAACCCATTTGGAGGAGCTAGAAAATCAGGAACTAACGATAAAGCAGGTTCTAAATTGAACTTATTACGTTGGTGTTCTGCAAGAATGGTGAAAGAAACATTCGTTACTCCATCTGATTACAAATATCCGTTCATGGGAGAATAAGATCTAATTACTCATTAGAGTAACTGAAAGCCTTCGAGTTTATTCTTGAAGGCTTTTTTCATGCACTTACTTTATCCTTATTTATTTCCCCCTATCCTCTTTCTTCACCTTCTTAAATAATTAATATTTTCGAAACTTTTCGATGTAATATTTGTATTATATTCGCATTAATTTTAAAGTAAATCAATTTAAAACCAATCAACTTATGATGAAAAGACTTATAATCGGGTCTTTGTGCTTAATGATGTCAATAGGCGCATTTGCACAAAAAAAAGAGATTGAATTCACTGAATTTGATCTTGACAATGGAATGCACGTGATTTTACATCAGGATAACTCTACCCCAATTGTAGTTGTTTCTGTAATGTACCATGTTGGTTCAAAAAATGAGAATCCTGAACGTACTGGATTTGCGCATTTTTTCGAACATTTATTATTTGAGGGTTCAGAAAATATTGAAAGAGGTAAATTCAATAAATACATCACCAATGCAGGTGGTGTTAACAACGCAAACACTTCAAATGACAGAACTTATTATTACGAAATACTACCTTCAAATCAATTAGAACTTGGGCTTTGGCTTGAATCTGAGCGATTAATGCACGCAAAAATTGAAGATATTGGGGTTGAAACACAAAGAGAAGTAGTGAAAGAGGAAAAAAGACAGCGTGTTGATAACCAGCCTTACGGAAGCGTGTTGGAGGAAGTAATGAAAAGAGCTTACACAAGGCACCCTTATCGTTGGACGCCAATTGGTTCTTTAGAGCATTTAAATACGGCTTCATTAGATGAATTTGTTGAGTTTTATGAAACATTCTACGTCCCGGAAAATGCAACATTATCTATTGCAGGTGATATTGACACTGCAGAAGCAAAAAAAATGATAGAAGATTACTTTGGCACTATACCAAAGGGAGGAAAAGAAATTCCAAGACCTAATATTGTAGAACCAGAGCAGAAAGAAGAGGTGAGAGATACTATCTATGATAACATCCAATTACCGGCCGTAATTCAGGCTTATCATATGCCAGCACAAGGTACTGAAGATTCATATGCTCTTGAAATGTTGAGTACAGTATTATCTGGTGGTCAGTCTGCCAGAATGTATAAATCATTGGTAGATGAACAGCAAAAAGCTTTACAGGTAGCCGCTATCCCTTTTTCGTCAGAAGATCCGGGCCTATATCTATTATTTGGATTACCAACTATCGGGGGTGATTTAAAAGAATTAGAAGCAGCTATGGATGCTGAGATCAAGAAGGTACAGGAAGAATTGATTTCTGATAAAGAATTTGAGAAAATAAGAAATCAGAAAGAAAACGACTTTATCTCAGGAAACAGTAGAATGGCCGGTATAGCTGAAAGCTTAGCAAATTATCATGTTTACTATGGCGATGCTAATTTAATCAATAAGGAAATTGACAGATTCATGAATGTAACTAAGGAAGATATCAAAAGAGTTGCTAATGAATACCTTAATGAAGACAATCGAGTGGTATTGTATTATCTACCAAAATCGCAACAAAACCAATAAGTCGTTTCACTTTATAAATGAATAATGATGATTAAGAAATTATATATAAGCTTAATTTTTACCCTTATTGCAAGTTTTGCAATAGCACAGGTAGACAGAACTACGGCTCCTGAACCAGGGCCGGCAAAGGAAATTAACATTGGCGAACCAACTACTTTCACTCTTAAAAATGGACTAAAGGTATTTGTAGTAGAAAACCATAAGTTACCAAGAGTTGCATTTTCTTTAACCTTCGACAGAGATCCAATCTTAGAAGAAGATAAAGCAGGCTATGTGAGCATGGCGGGTCAAATGTTAATGAAAGGAACTAAAAATAGAAGCAAAGCAGAATTAGATCAAGACATCGATTTTATTGGGGCTAACATCAGCACATTCGCAACAGGAATGTTTGCTACCTCTTTAACTAAGCACCAAGATAAATTAATGGAGTTGATGACTGATATCTTATTTAATCCATCTTTCCCGGAAGAGGAATTAGATAAGTTAAAAAAACAATCATTATCTGGTTTAGCTGCATCAAAAGACGATCCGAATGCTATTGCTTCAAACGTTAGAGGTAAATTAGTATATGGAGACAATCACCCATACGGTGAATTCGAAACTGAAGAAACGATTGAAAATATCAATTTAGAAGGCATCAAAGAATATTATAATACCTACTTCAAGCCAAATATTGGCTACCTAGCGATTGTAGGTGATATTACGCCTAAAGATGCTAAGAAGTTAATCAAGAAAAATTTCGAAAATTGGGAAAAAGCAGAAGTTCCAACAAAAGAATATGAAATGCCTACTCCTCCGGAAGAAACTTTCGTGGCTTTAGTTGATCGTGAAGCTTCCGTACAATCTGTGATCAATGTGACTTATCCAGTTGAGCTTCCAATTGGTAGCGAAGATGTAATTACAGCAAGAGTTTTAAATGAAATTTTAGGAGGTGGTTTCTCTTCAAGACTAAATCAAAACCTTAGAGAAGACAAGGCCTTTACTTATGGTGCTGGCTCTTCATTGAGTGCAGATGAATTAGTCGGAAGCTTTAATGCAAGCGCTAGTGTGCGTAATGAAGTGACTGATAGTGCTGTGAATGAGTTTATGGCTGAATTAGTGAAAATCAATAAAGAAGGTGTAACACAAGAAGAATTAGATGCTGCTAAAGCTTCTATTTCAGGCAGTTTTGCCAGATCTTTAGAAAGCCCACAAACGGTAGCCTCATTCGCGATCAATACTGCGCGATACAATCTTCCAAAAGATTATTATGCGAACTATTTGAAGAATTTAGAAGCGGTAACTTTAGAAGATGTAAAAGCAGCGGCTCAAAAATATATCCTTCCCGAGCAAGCTAATATTTTAGTAGTGGGTAAGGGATCTGAAGTAGCAGAAAAATTAGAGCGTTTTGGTGAAGTGAAATACTTTAACCGTAAAGGCGAAGAGTATGATCCGAATGACAAAAGCGCGATGCCTGCTGACTTAACAGTTGAGAAAGTATTCGAAAAATACTTTGAAGCATTAGGCGGAAAAGAGAATATCGAAGCAGTAAAGTCTATCAAAACAGTTTACTCAGCGAGTGTTCAAGGTCAGAATATAACCATTACGGAAGTAAAAAATAATGCCAACTACAAAAATGAGACTGCTATGGGACCAATGGTATTAAGTAAAGTATTGGTAACTGATGAAGATGTGAAAGTTTTTCAGCAAGGACAGGAAGTTCCAGTACCAGATGCGGCAAAGGATAATATCAAATTTGGCGCTAAAATTTATCCTGAACTTTATTACGATGAAATTGGAGCTACTTTAAAATTGACGAATGTTGAAGAAGTAAATGGCAAACCTGCCTATGGTGTAAGTGTCACTTTACCTTCCGGAATAAGCTCTACTTCTTACTTTGATGCAGAATCAGGATTAAAAGTGAAATCAAGCTCTGCTCAAGGATCTGAAGTCATTAAATCATACAAAGAAGTGGATGGAATCATGGTTCCTGAAAAAAGAGCGATCAGTCAGGGCTTTCAATTAAGTGCTGATTTAGAATCTGCAGTGATCAATTTCGAAATCAAAGAAGATACTTTTAAATAAAGGATTAATAACATTTTAAGAAAAGCCCGAATAAATCATCTTTATTCGGGCTTTTTTTATTGAATCTAAAAAGATTAAAATTGGCGATTAAAGTTAAATAGTTATTTAAATTGTTCTTTATTCCTCTTAACAAAGCCAAGGAAGCTTTCAGGCTTTTTTCCACTTATCTTCAAAACAGAATCACTTATTTCCGGAGTTGTTTGAAATCTTGGGAAATAGTGTAGCATAATCATTACAAATATCAGCATAGTAGGCACTCTCTCCTTCCTTTTTCTAAAAAAGAAAGAGAGCAAGTTGGGGGATATGAATATAATATTTTGACCTGTCACTTGATTGATTTGACTTACCATTTCTCCAAAAGTCAATTTTTCATTATTGGTTAAATCATAAGCTTTATTTTGATGCATTTCTGGATTTTGCAATATTTTAGCTCCTACTTGACCGATATCGTTTACATCTACAAGGGTGAACTTCGCATTACCCGCTGGTAAATACACCTCCGCTTTTTCAATTATATCCTTCCTTAGGGTGGTAGTAAAGTTTTGCATAAAATAAGCTGGCCTCAAGAAAGTATAGTTAATACCTGAGCCCATTATCATTTTTTCAATTTTATGATGAGGAATAATACTGTTTTTGTCTGCACCCTGAACTGATAGAAAAACAATATGTTGAATGTCCACTTGAACTGCTGCTTCTATTAAAGGCTTAAAATATTTTTTCGTATCGGATATTTGAGGTGGTCTCAATAAAAACAAAACGTCCACACCGCTTAAGTAGTCGTTGAATTGATTGACATTTTCAAAGTCAAACTCCTGAAATTCAAGAGAATGAGACTTTTCAAAAGCGGTACTATCCTTTTCTAAATCTCGAATTCCAGCAATTATTTTTGATTCGATTTTGAGTTCCAATAAAGCCGCTATTGTTGCTTTCCCAATATTTCCGGTGGCACCAGTGATTAAAAGTTTCATGATTTTAATTTGATAAATTCTAAAAAATATATTTCTAATGCTTCTATAGCTTCAACATAATTCTGAAGAAGCCATTCAGCTTTTAGCTGTTTTATGATGCTGGGCCCTTCATATTGATCAACATATTACTTAAGCTTAAGGGAAAAATATTGATACAAGGTCCATCAATAGCTTACAAAAGGCATCTGTTTATTATACTTTGCAAAATTTTCATCCTTGCAAAGCTGGAGAATATAATCGGCTAAATCTTCTCTTCCTATTTTGGTACTTGCATTAACACCGACCCAGCCCACTCGATAATCATCTTTTTTGGGCTCATCTGTCAACCTTGGCCCCCTTACAATAATCCAATCCGTAGCACTATTTTTCAACAATTCAGCATGCTCCACAGCATCATTAAGTATTTTAGGAACCGCCAACTTCATGATGAAACGAATCATCTTGTCCATGAATTTTGGTTGGTCTTTATCAGGAAAAGGTAGCCCACCACCTGATAGAGAAATAATTTGGTTAACTCCTGCTGTTCGCATAGCTTTTATGATATTTTGGGTACCTTTTGTTTGTAATCCTTCTGGTGATCCTTTTACATGACCGAACAAACTTATTACCATGTCTGTACCACTCACTGTTTTAGTTACATCTTCTGGATTTAAAACATCTCCTTGAATGATTTCTATTATTGACTTTTTAGTTTTGATTTTTTCAGGATTTCGAACCAATGCTTTAATCGAATAGCCTGCGTCAAGTGCTTGTTCTACAAATTTCTCTCCTGTTTTTCCACTCGCTCCGAATACAGCTAATTTCTTCATATCTTTAATTACTCCTTAGTTATTTGCTATTATACCCAATAATTAGGTACTTGTTCAGTAATTATATACACACCTTTTTGTAAGTATGGAAAAAGACATTGCTAAAGTAAGTCCGAGATGTCCTATTAGAACCACGCTTGAATTAGTAGGCGGAAAATGGAAGCTTCTAATTATCATTCAACTAGCGCATGAACCGAAACGTTTATCAAAATTAAAACGGGATATTCCTGACATCAGCGAAAAAATGTTGATACAAGAATTAAAGAATTTAGTAGATAGTGAATTAGTATTCAGAAAAAATTATGGAGAGGTACCCCCTAGAGTAGAATATGAATTAACCAAAAAAGGAAAACTAGCTTTGCCGCTAATAGAACACATGAAAGATTTTGCAGAACAGTATACAGCTCTATAACAATCAAAAAACTATTCTTTTCATGTTTATTGATTAAGACTCTCCTCCAATAAAATCATCCAATTCTGTCCTAATTCAACATATGGGAGTTGAAATTATATGCTTCCATATCAACACAGACAATTCCACTTCTTCCTACATTTATGTATTATTACATCTATAATGTGAAAGATATAGAAAAGCTGATCTGCAATTAGGGGATAATTTACTACATTTTTTTACTTCATCGCATAATTTTCTCTAATGAATAATCGCAAGAGAACGCTAAAAGAGCAGCAAAATTTCTATTTGATTAAAACAGTGAACAAGAGAGCTCAGCATTTAGAGTTAGCCCTAAAAAATTACCACTAATTCAATTTTGACCTCTTACTTAAAAAATTGCAAGATAGCTTCAGAAAGCAAGTCTGCATTTACTCTTTCAATAGGATGCTTCGTTTTGGGGAACACCTGCATTTGACCATTCTGAAGTGCTTTGTAAAATGCATTCGTTTCCTCCAAACTCACCATATGGTCTTGATCGCCTAAGCCCAATCTTATCGGAAGTTCTAACTTATTCACATTGGTGGTATTTAGTAAAGGATGACTTCCTAAATCCAACATCATTTCAGCTGTTTGAGTACATAGGGCTGACCAATTTTCAGCATGTTGAGATTTCAAATGCTCGGCAAACTGAGGTACTTTCTCCTGAATTTTCTCTGGATCTAACATCTTCACTTCCTGCTTAGCTTGTTCTGCTTTCCAGTCGAGCTTAGTACCCAAAGTCATGATTCTATTAAACAAATCCGGCTTTTGCAAGGCAAGTGCTAATGCGACATATCCACCCATACTGAACCCAAAAACAGCTGCATTTGAAATATTATCTTTCGTTAAAATAGATTCCAAATCATCCACTAAATCTTGCATTTTAAAGCCAGCGCCACCCTCGGCCCTACTTCCGTGCCATTTAAAATCAGGGGTAATGAGTTTGAAATCCTTTTCCAGTTTCGGAATTAAAAATTCGAAAGATTTTGAGCTTCCTAAAGCTCCGTGTAATAGAATAAGGGTTGGTTTATTTGCCATAAAACTGTTTCCTTTTTTATTAATTTATCATTTAATTTTCTTCTGATAAAAAAACTAAAACCTGTCAGGTTTTATCTGCTCTTTATTCCGAAAATGACTACTATTCTACTCTTTTTATTCTGTGAAACCTGACAGGTTTAGAAAATTTTGCTGAACTGCTTTAAAATGAAAACCGTCAGATTAATTCGGCTCAAATAGTTCAAGCGTCCGCTTGGACTTTTCATCTTAAATTATCAGCTTTCAATTGACTACCAAAACCTGTCAGGTTTATATCTGCTCTTTATTCTGAAAATGACTACTATTCCACTCTGTCAATTCCTCGAAATCTGATGGGTTTACTTAATCGCAGTATCTGATATTCTAAACTAGTTCAAGCGTCCGCTTGGACTTAATAACTTAATATAACTGTTTATAAATTACAAATAACCTGCTAGCCAATAAGCGGTATAGCCCATCCATTCTTTAAACAAGGTGTGCCATTTGAATAGAGCATCATCTGAAGGAAGAAACATGGACGGACTAATGAGCTGGTCGTTTGTATAATAAACTGTTGGGTATTCTGTCAATTGAAAGCCTTGCTTTCTAAAGCAGCCTGCCGCCCTGGGCATATGAGAAGCACTGGTAATCAGTAATAAGGGTCTGCTTTTATCAATGAAGTCAGAAGCTAAACGAGCGCTTTCCACTGTATTTCTAGATTGATCTTCAATTTTTACCCGAGCCACAGGAAAATTGATAGATTTCAAATAACCGAGCAGCACTGCAGACTCTTGTAAGTCCTTTCTTAATGCGGTAGCACCTCCTCCTGAAATGTATAGCGTATCGATTATTCCTTGCTCAAAAAGCATGATAGATTGTAAAAGTCGATCCGCGTTCTGATTGAAATAAACTCTATCTTTTGGCTCTTTGAGGGTATTGGTCATCCCTGTGAGTAAAACTCCATAGGTATAATGCCTGGATTTAATCTGTTGCAAGTCGGCAGGCGGAGACTGATATGCCTTTAGAAAACTATTGGCTAAAAAATCATTGGTAAAAATGACAAATAAGCTAAAGCCCAAAATGGCTAAATATTTTCGGAATTTCCATCTGCGGAAAATGAAAAAAGCTAGCCAAACAAGGCCAATCAAAGTGGCTGGCATTAATAAATAACTTATGGTTTTGGAGAGGATGAAGAACATATTATTTAAAGATTCAACTTTTCCAAAGTTTGGAACTTTGGAAAAGTTATTCCCACTTTATTGATAAATCCTTTTATACTGATCTTGCTTTACAGTACAGTTGATCCATCCTTCATCTAAATCTGCACCAATGGCTTTATAAAATTCAATAGAAGGCTCATTCCAATCCAGCACTTGCCAGGTTGTTAACCTACAATTTAGCTTATCCGCTTCTTCAAGTATAGCATTTAACAATTTTCGACCATAGCCATTTCCTCTTTCTGACTCGGTTACAATTAAATCTTCCAAATACATCACCTTTCCGTTCCAGGTAGAATAGCGGAAATAATATAAGGCTATGCCTACAATTCCATTTTCCGTTTCTGCCACAAATAAACCATAGGCAGGATTATCACCAAAACCATCTTTAATGAGTTCTTCCACATCCACCACTACAGCATCTGGCTCACGTTCGTAAACCGCTAATTCCTGGATTAACTCTAAAGTTCTTGGTATATCTTTTTCGCTTGCTTTTCTTATCGTTACACTCATAAAAATAAATTTAATCGCTTAGAGGATAAGGCGCAAAGAAATGATGGAAATAAATTGGCAAGATGCCATTTGGTGAAAGCTTTAAGCTGTCTCCATCGCTTTCTTTGATTTTCTGTATAAGAAATTCTGGAAGATATTTCTTTTTGCAAAGCGGTAGGGTTTATCAGCATTACAAAGCTTTTGATAGACATTCTTATTCACACCAAAATATTCGTAAGTCGTTCCGTCTAAAAAGCTAACCTCTAACAATAATCCCTTATGTCTGAAATCCAAAATATTCGATTCGGTAGTAGTTTTGGTATACTCTTCCAAATTGGCCTTATGGGTTTCAGGTGCAATACTGATTAAGAAATGATAGCCATCAATGATCTGCTGACTTTTGATTTCAGCTTCTTCTGCTTTAGGATCGCCAGCCTGAAATTTATCGGGATGCCATTCTTTTACTAGATTTCTATAGGTGGTTTTTAATTGCTTTAAGTCAATAGGACCTTCCACATTAAATAATTTTTTGTATTCTTTAATACGCTTCATAAGGGTGCTTTCTAATTAGAGCGCAAAGGTAGTTAGGACATGCTTAAAAACGCATTTTCCAATAAAAATTTGTTTGTGGGAAAAATATATCAAAAACTATTACGCTTTTGATAACATGAGCAAGGATTTTCTCTAGATCTCTCCACTTTTCCTTGCACTTCAAAAAATTTGAAATTCAATTTTTTGAGCTAGCCTCAGGCACGCCACCTACTGCCCGGTCGAAGATTAAGGTATAGGCATACCCCTGCACTTCGACCGATTGTATCTGACGTACCTGAGACTTTTTCAGCAAGCCCTAATTAAATAAAGTTCGTAAAATGCTGTTGATGAAAAATATAGCATTGAAATTAAAGTAGATTTTGCAGAACTGTAGTCCGAAAAACAACTAAAATTGCTAGCAAACAAGACCTGTCAGGTTTTGAAAACCTGACAGGTCTCAGCAGTAAAGCACTTAGCCGTAGTTAAAACTCATTCGCAATTTCTATCATCTTCAGATAATCTTGTACGAGCTCTTTATTTAGTTTTTTCGGGTCAATTTTACTTAATAATAATTTCAATTGTTGAACCGCTGCCAGTCGATCATCCAATTCGTCATCATCTATGCAATTGATTAAATCAATGCATGCATCATATTTAATGGCACTACTTTCAGCTAAGAGCTCTACTCCTGCTATTAATGATTGTAAGCTTACTTTCTGGCCATGGCTGTCACGCAGGAAATTGGATAAATCCAGAATTAAATTCTCCAGTGAATTCGTTTTAAAACTCGCCAGATTTTCATTGATAATGGTAGCCGCTTTTTCCTTGGCGAAGGAAGTATCTACACCCGGTGGTTTATCAAAATAGCCTACTAATAAGCCCATCACCATATGGAAATGATTCAAGCTCACCTGCTCCTTTTGATCAAACTTCTTTTTCTCCTCCTCCGACAGGAAGTAGGGCAAACTAAAATCAGCATTCGCATTTAGTCTTTTCCCTACTGCAGAATCTTTTTCAAAATGCTTCCAGATCACGGCATACTTTTCTGAACTCATGGGCTTCTTTTTTGGTGAATTGAGATTACAAATCTGCAAGCTTTAGGTAGGATTAGCAAGAGAGGAACTAGCTATTTATTAAGTTCAGATTTTATTAAACTGAAATTAGTATAAAAAAACCTGTCAGGTTTATGTGCTCCATTAATTGTTGGACTTGTTATGTTACTTCACTGAAATTTCAGGAAACCTGACAGGTTTAGAATATCTGTAATCTCAGGCCTACTTCCTTGATCTCAACACCTTTCCTATTGCTTCTCCAATTGGCTTAAATTCATCAGGTGTAAATTCATCAGTTTTGGCATTGTTGCACCAGTAGCAAGCCATAACTAAATTATCATAAAAGTATTCCTGATTAGGTTCTTTACGATCTATTTCTAAATTCCAGCCACGCTCATTCTTTTTATAAATTTTACCAGCTTCAATAAGCTCCTGTATCTTTTCTATGCTGGTATTACAATAGTAGCATTCTGTCTCTTTTATCAACTTTTCATATTGATTTTTAGATAAAATCCTTGAAAAGACCTCAATAAAATACCCCACTCGCCATTCTTCTAATCTTGGCTTTAGTTTGTTTTCCGAGTCTTTGATAAATTTATAAATCTTATCTATTTCAACTCCGTCTACTGAATCATTTCTCTCCTTGTGATAATACTCAGCAGTGTATTTATAAATTAACTCTTCTTTGTCTCTTAAATCGAAATCCATAAACTCCTGAAGTGAGGGTTTGAATTCAGCATTTTTATGCTTTAATACTTTTTCGAATAAGTAAAACCTTAAGCGAGTGTTAAAGCTGTCAGTGGATTTGGATTGATAAGACATTCTTATGTTGAAATCTTATTGATAAATAAAAACATGAAAAGATTTTCATCCAAAAAAGGACTAATTATAAAAAAGATATTCCACTTTTCTAGTTGTGAAATAAGGTCTGACTTTAATCAGGAGGAAATATCCCAATAGAAAAAAGAATATCGATATTAAAACAAGAGATATACTCGGAATAAAATCAAGAGAAAGGAATTTAGTTGCGTAAATAGCAATAATAGGACTGCAAATTAAAAATGTTAGAGAATACCCAATAAATCTCTCTTCCCATTTTTTCCACTTCGGACAGAAATAAAATTTCCCATTTAAATATGTTATTGTTCCACTCAAGTATAAAATCCGAAGCTTTTTTCTAGTAAT is drawn from Marivirga arenosa and contains these coding sequences:
- a CDS encoding alpha/beta fold hydrolase, whose amino-acid sequence is MANKPTLILLHGALGSSKSFEFLIPKLEKDFKLITPDFKWHGSRAEGGAGFKMQDLVDDLESILTKDNISNAAVFGFSMGGYVALALALQKPDLFNRIMTLGTKLDWKAEQAKQEVKMLDPEKIQEKVPQFAEHLKSQHAENWSALCTQTAEMMLDLGSHPLLNTTNVNKLELPIRLGLGDQDHMVSLEETNAFYKALQNGQMQVFPKTKHPIERVNADLLSEAILQFFK
- a CDS encoding YdcF family protein, translating into MPATLIGLVWLAFFIFRRWKFRKYLAILGFSLFVIFTNDFLANSFLKAYQSPPADLQQIKSRHYTYGVLLTGMTNTLKEPKDRVYFNQNADRLLQSIMLFEQGIIDTLYISGGGATALRKDLQESAVLLGYLKSINFPVARVKIEDQSRNTVESARLASDFIDKSRPLLLITSASHMPRAAGCFRKQGFQLTEYPTVYYTNDQLISPSMFLPSDDALFKWHTLFKEWMGYTAYWLAGYL
- a CDS encoding GNAT family N-acetyltransferase, which gives rise to MSVTIRKASEKDIPRTLELIQELAVYEREPDAVVVDVEELIKDGFGDNPAYGLFVAETENGIVGIALYYFRYSTWNGKVMYLEDLIVTESERGNGYGRKLLNAILEEADKLNCRLTTWQVLDWNEPSIEFYKAIGADLDEGWINCTVKQDQYKRIYQ
- a CDS encoding KTSC domain-containing protein codes for the protein MKRIKEYKKLFNVEGPIDLKQLKTTYRNLVKEWHPDKFQAGDPKAEEAEIKSQQIIDGYHFLISIAPETHKANLEEYTKTTTESNILDFRHKGLLLEVSFLDGTTYEYFGVNKNVYQKLCNADKPYRFAKRNIFQNFLYRKSKKAMETA